A single window of Salvia splendens isolate huo1 chromosome 8, SspV2, whole genome shotgun sequence DNA harbors:
- the LOC121745877 gene encoding zinc finger MYM-type protein 1-like: MECVRIVESVENQSAIEVELDWNDIDADPGKRKSIEAFDVAIRDRVRRKYLVKGPCQPIGNTYPKKKYDKGGRYAEDAFTKTGFNNWKNALEKFNQHVGAANSCHNNARIQFEAFQDQRHSVANVFRENTRKAEVAYRVRLTASLDMTSPRIQKELANACASEVTLAIVKDIGDRVFTILVDEARDVSLKEQMGVVLRYVISEGYVIERFLGIVHVTDTCSRSLKNAINALLSKHNLSLSRVRGQGYDGASNMRGEFNGLKSLILQENPYVMYFHCFSHQLELIIVVVTKGVRVVKDSFNYISMIVNMVGASCKRKDQLRKLQHERLVAQLNDEEVTSGRGQNQETILVRPGDTRWGSHYSTLLRLCSMWPVVEKVLEIVRDDATILDNRSTTEGLIERMDNYEFVFTLHLIKHLLGTTNELSHALLRKDQNIVQAISLIQSVKHQLQSFREDGWEAMLDQTNRFCELHNISQVNMEDIIPRPGGKKHGVELITNLHHYRVEIFYQVVDLIIQEMNNRFYEASNDLLKCIACLDPRNSFSEFNEHQVIHIATLYPEDFSMSECLHLPRQVSNFIANVRCDPQFVVLSDLGSFSMKMVKTKKHLVFPLVYRIIELALVLPVATASVERAFSAMKTIKTDLRNRMGDEWMNDSQVVYIEKDTFSTIDNEPILQHFQSMKTRRIQLSPL; this comes from the exons ATGGAAT gtgttagaattgttgaatcagtAGAAAATCAGTCTGCAATAGAAGTTGAATTGGATTGGAATGATATTGATGCTGATCCAGGAAAACGAAAGTCAATAGAGGCTTTTGATGTTGCTATTCGGGATAGAGTACGGAGAAAGTATTTGGTTAAAGGTCCTTGCCAACCAATTGGGAATACATATCCGAAAAAGAAATATG ATAAAGGAGGTCGATATGCAGAAGATGCTTTTACAAAGACAGGCTTTAACAATTGGAAAAATGCACTAGAAAAATTCAATCAACATGTTGGGGCTGCAAATAGTTGTCACAATAACGCTCGAATTCAGTTTGAAGCTTTTCAAGATCAAAGGCACAGTGTGGCAAATGTATTTCGAGAAAATACTCGTAAGGCGGAAGTTGCATATCGTGTTCGGTTGACTGCTTCATTGGAT ATGACTTCTCCACGAATTCAAAAGGAATTAGCAAATGCTTGTGCTTCAGAAGTCACACTTGCCATAGTCAAAGATATTGGGGATAGAGTTTTCACTATCTTGGTTGATGAGGCTCGAGATGTTTCATTGAAGGAACAAATGGGTGTTGTTTTAAGATATGTGATTAGTGAAGGATATGTGATTGAGCGATTTCTTGGGATTGTACATGTAACTGACACTTGTTCTCGTTCTTTGAAAAATGCGATTAATGCTTTATTATCGAAGCATAATTTATCTCTATCCAGAGTGAGAGGTCAAGGATACGATGGAGCTTCAAATATGCGAGGTGAGTTCAATGGATTGAAATCTCTAATATTGCAAGAAAATCCTTATGTCATGTACTTCCATTGTTTCTCTCACCAACTCGAATTAATAATTGTTGTTGTTACTAAGGGTGTTAGAGTTGTGAAGGATTCTTTTAACTATATCTCTATGATTGTGAATATGGTTGGGGCATCTTGTAAGAGAAAGGATCAACTTAGGAAGTTGCAACATGAAAGATTAGTTGCACAACTTAATGATGAAGAAGTGACTAGTGGAAGAGgtcaaaatcaagaaactatTTTGGTAAGACCAGGAGACACTCGTTGGGGGTCACATTACTCTACATTGCTTCGTTTATGCTCTATGTGGCCTGTGGTTGAGAAAGTGTTGGAAATTGTTAGAGATGATGCCACTATCCTTGATAATAGAAGTACTACCGAAGGCCTTATCGAAAGGATGGATAATTAtgagtttgtttttactttgcaCTTGATTAAACACTTACTAGGAACTACAAATGAATTGTCTCATGCGCTACTGCGGAAAGATCAAAACATTGTACAGGCTATATCATTGATCCAAAGTGTGAAACATCAATTGCAAAGTTTTAGGGAGGATGGATGGGAAGCCATGTTAGACCAAACAAATAGATTTTGCGAGTTGCACAATATTTCACAAGTTAATATGGAGGACATCATACCACGCCCTGGTGGAAAAAAGCATGGAGTAGAGTTGATCACAAACTTACATCATTATCGGGTAGAGATTTTTTATCAG GTTGTTGATTTAATTATACAAGAGATGAATAATCGGTTTTATGAAGCTAGCAACGACTTGCTAAAATGCATAGCGTGTCTTGATCCAAGAAATTCTTTCTCTGAATTCAATGAGCATCAAGTCATTCATATTGCTACTTTATATCCCGAGGACTTCTCTATGAGCGAATGTTTACATCTTCCACGGCAAGTTAGTAATTTTATTGCTAATGTGCGGTGTGATCCTCAATTTGTTGTGCTTAGTGATTTGGGAAGTTTTTCTATGAAAATGGTCAAAACTAAGAAGCATTTAGTTTTTCCATTGGTCTATCGGATTATTGAGTTGGCCTTGGTTTTACCTGTTGCTACTGCTTCTGTTGAGAGAGCATTTTCTGCAATGAAGACTATCAAGACTGATTTACGAAATCGAATGGGAGACGAGTGGATGAATGACAGTCAAGTTGTGTACATTGAGAAGGATACTTTTTCAACAATTGATAACGAGCCGATCCTGCAGCATTTTCAATCGATGAAGACACGTAGAATTCAGTTGTCGCCGCTTTAA